A genomic segment from Chitinophaga niabensis encodes:
- a CDS encoding DUF6807 domain-containing protein, which yields MRYPRYVLLLVLLMSTLFSQAQLLGRITVKAGQYARHNTIIRVALPQFHIQLMSAELLNVEGGKKIVTPVQMEGEHTIVWRLEGDLPAGAERVYELWSKKDYDRVAKVTVRTTNTAYIVEKDNKPVLQYNYAVMEPPAGVDTAFRRSGFIHPAYTPSGKVLTNIHPKDHYHHFGIWNPWTDTKFENDTVDFWNLKKLSGTVRFSQPARTMNGKVFGGFLVTQQHVVLSKPEKTAMVEFLEVLAYDGKDKEQVWDYNSRLRCAGKSPITLLEYRYGGGFAIRGAGEWNNENSAVLTSEGKTRKDADNTHARWFKIAGALNGGKGGLLVLSAPDNFNSPQPVRIWPEKDQNGQVFAMFSPTKDREWVLTPGNEYPQKYRVITFDGDLTTAQAEAYYNDYAFPPECTFSK from the coding sequence ATGAGATACCCACGTTATGTGTTATTACTGGTTTTGCTTATGAGCACCTTATTTTCACAAGCACAGCTGCTTGGCCGCATCACTGTTAAAGCAGGGCAATATGCGCGGCATAATACGATTATCCGTGTTGCACTGCCGCAATTCCATATTCAATTGATGTCTGCCGAGTTATTAAATGTTGAAGGGGGGAAGAAGATCGTTACCCCGGTACAAATGGAGGGAGAGCATACTATTGTATGGAGACTGGAAGGAGATCTGCCGGCAGGAGCAGAGCGCGTGTATGAACTTTGGTCGAAGAAGGACTATGATCGTGTTGCTAAAGTAACGGTGCGTACAACAAATACCGCTTATATTGTTGAAAAGGATAACAAACCGGTACTGCAATACAACTATGCGGTAATGGAACCACCGGCAGGCGTGGATACCGCTTTCAGGAGGAGTGGTTTTATTCATCCTGCATATACGCCTTCCGGGAAAGTGCTCACCAATATCCATCCCAAAGATCACTATCATCACTTCGGTATCTGGAACCCATGGACGGATACGAAATTTGAAAACGATACGGTGGATTTCTGGAACCTGAAAAAATTATCAGGTACGGTGCGTTTTTCCCAACCTGCGCGTACAATGAATGGAAAGGTATTTGGCGGTTTCCTGGTAACGCAGCAACACGTGGTGCTGAGCAAACCGGAAAAGACTGCGATGGTGGAGTTCCTGGAGGTACTGGCGTATGATGGAAAAGATAAGGAGCAGGTTTGGGATTATAATTCCAGGTTACGTTGTGCGGGCAAATCCCCGATAACATTATTGGAATACAGGTACGGAGGAGGTTTTGCCATCAGGGGAGCAGGTGAATGGAATAATGAGAACAGCGCGGTGCTTACTTCTGAGGGAAAGACCCGTAAAGATGCAGACAATACCCATGCCCGCTGGTTCAAGATCGCGGGCGCATTGAACGGAGGTAAAGGAGGTTTGCTGGTACTATCGGCGCCGGATAATTTTAACTCCCCGCAGCCGGTACGTATATGGCCGGAGAAAGATCAGAATGGCCAGGTGTTTGCGATGTTCAGTCCTACTAAAGACCGTGAATGGGTATTAACCCCCGGTAATGAATACCCGCAGAAATACCGGGTGATCACTTTTGATGGCGACCTTACCACTGCACAGGCGGAAGCTTACTATAACGATTATGCTTTTCCGCCGGAGTGTACTTTCTCTAAATAA
- a CDS encoding polysaccharide deacetylase family protein, with the protein MKNKILISVDVEEFDIPEEYGQKIPLQEKLLVSYRGVVKTMTLFEELNIRATFFITAYWAQNFPDMVKRMAAKHEIASHAFYHDVFEETDLLDSRNELEYISGQKVKGFRMPRLKPVNMESLEKAGYTYDASLNPTWIPGRYNNRKQPRYVHRKEALWVMPSSVTPRLRLPVFWLSVKNFPLWFTRYCSRRILQKEDYFSFYFHPWELEDLSSYKLPLVVKSVSGTKMHNKMRRFLAYLSARGEFISHSDYLEKVHSGGKA; encoded by the coding sequence ATGAAAAATAAAATACTGATCAGCGTAGACGTAGAGGAATTTGATATTCCGGAAGAATACGGGCAGAAGATCCCCTTACAGGAGAAGCTGCTCGTATCCTATCGCGGCGTAGTGAAAACGATGACGCTGTTCGAGGAACTGAACATCCGCGCTACTTTTTTCATCACTGCTTACTGGGCACAGAATTTTCCTGACATGGTAAAACGCATGGCAGCCAAACATGAGATCGCCTCTCATGCTTTTTACCATGATGTTTTTGAAGAAACAGATCTTTTGGATTCACGGAATGAACTGGAATATATCAGTGGGCAGAAGGTAAAAGGCTTCCGTATGCCGCGTCTGAAACCAGTGAATATGGAATCCCTCGAAAAGGCCGGTTATACTTATGATGCTTCCCTCAACCCAACCTGGATCCCCGGGCGCTACAATAACCGCAAACAACCCCGTTATGTGCATCGCAAAGAAGCATTATGGGTGATGCCTTCTTCCGTTACACCCCGTTTAAGGTTACCGGTGTTCTGGTTAAGCGTGAAGAACTTCCCTTTATGGTTCACGCGGTATTGCAGCCGCAGGATCCTGCAGAAAGAAGACTATTTTTCTTTCTACTTCCACCCCTGGGAACTGGAAGACCTTAGCTCCTACAAGCTACCTTTGGTAGTGAAAAGTGTTTCCGGCACAAAGATGCATAACAAGATGCGGCGCTTTTTAGCTTATCTCAGTGCCAGGGGAGAATTTATATCACACAGTGATTATTTAGAGAAAGTACACTCCGGCGGAAAAGCATAA
- a CDS encoding glycosyltransferase, whose amino-acid sequence MQLATPEPTTFPVQINNLTIQSNRVTHYLDLVIPCCNPPEGWVAQMVTDYWELQDMMPETGIQLILVNDGSVRNVTNAHLRQLAEGIPGVRIINHPVNRGKGYAVRLGVAIATGDYQVCTDFDFPFGVKAVKQAFEQLLHGSDVVAGIRGEQYVKLLPRKRKMITTVNRFMNRYLLHLPVADAQAGLKGFNSKGRREFLATRINGFLYDSEFVHRAGKNKSLKIRTIPIVCRPGICFSEFRSKVLLREFVNFMAILIVS is encoded by the coding sequence ATGCAACTAGCAACACCAGAACCTACTACGTTCCCTGTTCAGATTAACAACCTAACGATTCAAAGCAACAGGGTAACACATTATCTCGACCTGGTGATCCCCTGCTGCAACCCTCCGGAAGGATGGGTAGCGCAGATGGTCACAGATTATTGGGAACTACAGGACATGATGCCGGAAACAGGGATCCAGCTGATCCTTGTGAATGATGGCTCCGTGCGCAACGTCACCAACGCTCATCTTCGCCAACTGGCAGAGGGCATTCCCGGCGTGCGCATCATCAATCATCCCGTGAACCGCGGAAAAGGATATGCCGTTCGTTTAGGCGTAGCCATTGCCACCGGCGATTACCAGGTATGTACAGACTTTGATTTCCCTTTCGGCGTAAAAGCTGTAAAGCAGGCCTTTGAGCAATTGCTGCATGGATCAGATGTGGTGGCCGGTATCCGTGGTGAACAGTATGTAAAACTGCTGCCCCGTAAACGGAAAATGATCACCACGGTAAACCGCTTCATGAACCGTTACTTATTGCATTTGCCGGTAGCAGATGCACAGGCAGGGCTGAAAGGATTCAACAGCAAAGGCCGCAGGGAATTCCTGGCCACACGCATTAATGGCTTTTTATACGACAGTGAATTTGTTCACCGCGCAGGAAAGAACAAATCCCTGAAGATCCGTACCATACCGATCGTTTGCAGGCCAGGCATCTGCTTCTCTGAATTCAGATCAAAAGTATTGCTGCGGGAATTCGTTAACTTCATGGCCATCCTCATTGTGAGTTAA
- a CDS encoding glycosyltransferase family 87 protein — MHNVAGSAVSSMETGRRGWWHSTSSIVIIYLLVAVGLYLQSVFTGRYNNFIIFRSSWRHLTAGLPLYDLYNGEYFDYFLYHPSFPVLFSPFAIFPQQMGLLLWLLFSTGIFLYALSKIPLSGNARTALFWFLLLELGNALQSSQTNPAMTAFMLLTVVHLDKGNPGRAAFFTCLTFFIKGYGAVIGLVFLFYPKKWHYIQYCLLFGIAGTLLPLLFVSPETLTGYYISWVELLTSSTIKEDGSLLGFLHTIWRVDDTIFLLAALAGLAAIFTTGLIRRYAITPWLTAAYLLIWIVIFNQSTESPTYIMAVTGVGMGLLLLPYNKWTTILLCTTFVVTCLCPTDFVPKAINVIAVNYRVKALPCFAVLLYLQWRTGMMIKQHVEAHVT; from the coding sequence ATGCATAACGTAGCCGGATCGGCGGTTTCTTCCATGGAAACTGGCCGGCGGGGATGGTGGCATTCCACCTCCAGCATAGTAATTATATACTTACTTGTGGCCGTGGGCTTGTACCTGCAATCCGTGTTCACAGGCAGATATAATAACTTCATCATTTTTCGCAGTTCCTGGCGGCACCTCACCGCAGGTTTACCGCTGTATGATCTGTACAATGGTGAGTATTTCGACTACTTTCTTTATCACCCGAGTTTCCCTGTTCTCTTTTCTCCTTTCGCAATATTCCCGCAGCAGATGGGTTTGCTCCTGTGGCTTCTTTTCAGCACCGGCATTTTCCTCTATGCGCTCAGTAAAATCCCCCTTAGCGGCAATGCCCGCACAGCGCTTTTCTGGTTCCTGCTACTGGAATTAGGCAATGCCCTGCAATCCTCACAGACCAACCCCGCCATGACGGCCTTTATGCTGCTCACCGTAGTACACCTGGATAAAGGCAATCCGGGCAGAGCGGCATTCTTCACCTGCCTTACTTTCTTTATCAAAGGTTACGGCGCAGTGATAGGTTTGGTATTCCTTTTCTATCCAAAGAAATGGCATTACATACAGTATTGCCTTTTGTTTGGCATTGCAGGTACCCTGCTGCCTTTACTTTTTGTATCACCGGAAACACTTACCGGTTATTACATTTCCTGGGTAGAACTGCTCACCAGCAGTACCATAAAAGAAGATGGTTCCCTGCTGGGTTTCCTGCATACCATATGGCGGGTGGATGATACCATCTTTCTGCTGGCGGCCCTCGCAGGCCTGGCGGCTATATTCACCACAGGTTTGATAAGAAGGTATGCCATCACACCATGGCTTACTGCCGCTTACCTGCTCATATGGATCGTAATATTCAATCAAAGCACCGAATCACCTACCTATATCATGGCCGTTACCGGCGTAGGGATGGGTTTACTCCTGCTCCCTTATAACAAATGGACCACCATTTTACTCTGCACCACTTTTGTGGTCACCTGCCTGTGTCCAACGGACTTCGTTCCGAAAGCGATCAACGTGATCGCCGTTAATTATCGCGTGAAAGCCCTACCGTGTTTTGCTGTGCTGCTTTACTTACAATGGCGCACAGGGATGATGATCAAACAACATGTTGAAGCACATGTAACCTAA
- a CDS encoding NAD-dependent succinate-semialdehyde dehydrogenase, whose amino-acid sequence MTFKSIYPYTQETIAEYPAHTKEELEKKLQQGWKAFAALKQATLEQRSEWMVKAATLLKDQVTEHATLITREMGKTLKEAKAEVLKCAATAEYYTANIGAMLQPRIIPSDAKKSYAAFEPKGIVLAIMPWNFPYWQVFRFAIPNILAGNTVVLKHASNVSGCGLAMEKVFREAGFPEGTFQALLVSSKDIEPIIGDNRIQGVTITGSTPAGMSVAQLAGKYIKKTVLELGGSDPFIVLKDANLAEAAKTAVKARMQNAGQSCIAAKRWIVDKAIADDFTQQVQSLITSLKQGDPFAADTDTGPMARPDLAEELGRQMDKSIEQGAQLLAGGEQDGCNFTPALLTGVQPGMAAFEEETFGPLATIITANDEGAAIRLANQTPFGLGASLWTKDIEKAARLATLIDSGNVFINAMVRSDARLPFGGVKLSGHGRELSLEGVHEFLNIKTVYIQ is encoded by the coding sequence ATGACGTTCAAAAGCATATATCCGTATACGCAGGAAACCATTGCAGAATATCCTGCCCATACAAAAGAGGAACTGGAGAAGAAATTGCAGCAGGGCTGGAAGGCATTTGCCGCCCTGAAACAGGCAACCCTCGAACAACGATCGGAATGGATGGTAAAGGCAGCCACCCTGCTCAAAGACCAGGTAACGGAACACGCCACGCTCATTACGCGGGAAATGGGCAAAACCTTAAAAGAGGCCAAAGCAGAAGTATTGAAATGTGCTGCTACCGCAGAATATTATACCGCCAATATCGGCGCCATGCTGCAACCCCGCATCATTCCTTCAGATGCGAAGAAAAGTTATGCAGCCTTTGAACCGAAAGGCATCGTGCTAGCTATCATGCCCTGGAACTTTCCCTACTGGCAGGTGTTCCGCTTTGCCATTCCCAATATACTCGCGGGCAATACCGTAGTGCTGAAACATGCCAGTAATGTAAGCGGCTGCGGACTTGCCATGGAAAAAGTATTCCGCGAAGCCGGTTTCCCGGAAGGCACTTTTCAGGCCCTGCTTGTTTCTTCCAAAGACATAGAACCTATTATCGGCGACAACCGCATACAGGGCGTAACCATTACCGGCAGCACGCCTGCCGGCATGAGTGTTGCGCAGCTGGCCGGTAAATACATCAAGAAAACTGTGCTGGAGCTGGGCGGCAGCGATCCTTTCATTGTATTGAAAGATGCCAATCTTGCAGAGGCAGCAAAGACCGCCGTGAAAGCACGTATGCAAAACGCCGGGCAGTCCTGCATTGCAGCCAAACGTTGGATCGTGGATAAAGCCATTGCAGATGATTTCACCCAGCAGGTGCAGTCCCTCATCACTTCCTTAAAGCAGGGAGATCCCTTTGCAGCAGATACAGATACCGGCCCTATGGCACGCCCGGACCTGGCAGAAGAGCTGGGCCGGCAGATGGATAAAAGCATAGAACAGGGCGCCCAGTTACTGGCAGGCGGCGAGCAGGACGGCTGCAATTTCACACCTGCATTATTAACCGGCGTGCAGCCCGGTATGGCTGCTTTTGAAGAAGAAACCTTCGGCCCGCTGGCAACCATCATCACAGCCAATGATGAAGGTGCCGCCATCCGCCTGGCCAATCAAACACCCTTTGGCTTAGGCGCCTCCCTCTGGACGAAGGACATAGAAAAAGCCGCGCGCCTCGCCACACTCATAGATAGTGGTAATGTATTCATCAATGCCATGGTACGTTCCGATGCAAGGCTGCCTTTTGGCGGTGTAAAGCTTTCCGGTCACGGCAGGGAATTATCACTGGAAGGCGTGCACGAATTCCTTAATATAAAAACCGTTTATATCCAGTAA
- a CDS encoding MFS transporter: protein MSSLSKWNIAIMALCTGLIVANIYYCQPLVVLISREFDVSESNAGQVTFFTQIGYALGLLFCVPLGDKLERKKQILFMTGAAVAALCAAALSVNIGMLKITGLIIGFTSIVPQLILPLAASLAAPERRGKVIGVIMSGLLIGILLSRTLSGIIGQHFGWRAMFWIAGAMTFVMMITILFTFPQSKPSFNGSYGALMRSVFTLIRDQPLLREASTINACAFGVFGLFWTTSVFLLSNPPYNFGSDVIGLMGLAAATGALGAPLIGRIADKKNPRIAIGYGIACILAGYIIFWFFRNSLVGVIIGIVLLDLGLQGVHVSNQTRVYALLPEARNRMNTVYMTMSFIGTSLGSGIGLLVWDINKWAGVCLAGVGITFIAILIYGITYKKEKAVVL from the coding sequence ATGTCGTCGTTAAGTAAATGGAATATAGCCATCATGGCGCTGTGTACGGGCCTGATCGTAGCTAATATATATTACTGCCAGCCACTGGTGGTTTTGATCAGCAGGGAGTTTGATGTATCAGAGAGTAATGCCGGGCAGGTAACCTTCTTTACGCAGATCGGGTATGCATTGGGGTTATTGTTCTGTGTGCCCCTGGGCGATAAGCTGGAACGTAAGAAGCAGATCCTGTTCATGACGGGTGCAGCAGTAGCGGCACTCTGTGCGGCGGCCCTTTCCGTTAATATCGGCATGCTCAAGATCACGGGGCTGATCATCGGTTTTACTTCCATCGTACCGCAACTGATCCTGCCGCTGGCAGCCAGCCTGGCAGCGCCGGAACGCCGTGGTAAGGTGATCGGTGTGATCATGAGCGGATTGCTGATAGGCATCCTTTTATCCAGAACATTAAGCGGTATCATCGGCCAGCATTTCGGCTGGCGGGCCATGTTCTGGATTGCAGGAGCAATGACCTTTGTGATGATGATAACGATCCTGTTCACATTCCCGCAAAGTAAACCTTCCTTTAACGGCAGTTACGGTGCATTGATGCGTTCTGTATTCACCCTTATCCGGGATCAGCCTTTGTTAAGAGAGGCCTCCACCATTAATGCCTGCGCTTTTGGTGTTTTCGGGCTGTTCTGGACCACTTCCGTATTCCTCTTATCCAATCCTCCCTACAACTTTGGCAGCGACGTAATAGGTCTTATGGGGCTGGCAGCGGCAACCGGTGCGCTGGGTGCTCCGCTGATCGGGCGCATTGCAGATAAAAAGAACCCGCGTATTGCTATCGGGTATGGTATTGCCTGCATCCTGGCAGGATATATCATCTTCTGGTTCTTCCGTAATTCCCTGGTGGGTGTGATCATTGGTATTGTGTTGCTGGACCTGGGTTTACAGGGTGTGCATGTATCCAATCAAACAAGGGTTTATGCGCTGTTGCCGGAAGCACGTAACCGGATGAACACCGTATACATGACGATGAGCTTTATCGGTACTTCGCTGGGTTCAGGTATTGGCCTGCTGGTGTGGGATATCAATAAATGGGCAGGTGTTTGCCTGGCCGGGGTGGGGATCACGTTTATCGCGATATTGATCTATGGTATTACTTATAAAAAAGAAAAGGCTGTCGTTTTGTGA
- the pyk gene encoding pyruvate kinase: protein MSTKDLSKYFHSSMDNEAALAHSKQKTKIVATVGPACDTYEKLLELVKAGVNVFRLNFSHGSHEDKLRIIGYIRQINKTEPYNVAILADLQGPKLRVGDIENNALPLKAGDILTFVNEKCVGTMERIYVSYHDLHKDVRPGQKILLDDGKIETIVREVTPQHEIKAEVLLGGVLSSKKGFNLPDTKVSLPALTEKDVVDLEFIIDQECDWVALSFVRNVKDLGLLRKRLKERNSKMKIISKIEKPEAIQNLKEIIWESDGVMIARGDLGVELPVEMIPMIQKDIIRKCIHRAKPVIVATQMMESMIDRSRPNRSEITDVANAVLEGADAVMLSGETATGMHPTLVIQTMRKIIGEVEKEEIIYNRNLIPHRHSPTFLSDALCYNACKIAEDLEADGLIGMTQSGYTGFMLSSYRPKSPLYVFTKERTLVNQLSLSWGVRAFHYAEEESLDDIFSDQINILRERKFIKGNDVVVNTGSTPIAEHLPTNMLKITRVPE, encoded by the coding sequence ATGAGTACAAAAGATCTGTCCAAATACTTCCACAGTAGTATGGATAACGAAGCCGCTTTGGCGCATTCTAAGCAAAAAACGAAGATTGTAGCCACCGTAGGACCAGCATGCGATACCTATGAGAAATTATTGGAACTCGTAAAAGCCGGAGTGAACGTATTCCGCCTAAACTTTTCCCATGGCAGCCATGAGGATAAGCTGAGGATCATCGGGTACATCCGCCAAATCAACAAAACTGAACCTTACAACGTAGCCATCCTGGCAGACCTGCAGGGACCCAAACTGCGTGTAGGGGACATTGAAAATAATGCACTGCCGCTGAAAGCCGGAGACATCCTCACCTTCGTAAACGAAAAATGCGTAGGAACCATGGAGCGTATCTATGTTTCTTACCACGACCTGCATAAAGATGTTCGTCCCGGCCAGAAGATCCTCCTGGACGATGGTAAGATTGAAACGATCGTTAGAGAAGTAACACCACAGCATGAGATCAAAGCGGAAGTATTGCTGGGTGGCGTACTCTCTTCCAAAAAAGGCTTCAACCTGCCTGATACTAAAGTTTCCCTGCCGGCATTGACAGAAAAAGACGTGGTAGACCTGGAATTCATCATCGACCAGGAGTGCGACTGGGTGGCCCTTTCTTTTGTGCGTAACGTAAAAGACCTTGGCCTCCTGCGCAAACGCCTGAAAGAACGTAATTCCAAAATGAAGATCATCTCCAAGATCGAGAAACCGGAAGCGATCCAGAACCTGAAAGAGATCATCTGGGAAAGCGATGGCGTAATGATCGCCCGTGGTGACCTGGGTGTGGAACTGCCTGTTGAAATGATCCCGATGATCCAGAAAGATATTATCCGCAAATGTATCCACCGTGCCAAGCCCGTTATTGTGGCTACACAAATGATGGAAAGCATGATAGACCGCTCCCGCCCTAACCGCAGTGAGATCACTGACGTGGCCAACGCGGTACTGGAAGGCGCAGATGCAGTGATGCTGAGTGGTGAAACCGCTACCGGTATGCACCCTACCCTGGTGATCCAAACCATGCGTAAGATCATCGGTGAAGTAGAGAAAGAAGAGATCATCTACAACCGTAACCTGATCCCTCACCGCCACTCTCCTACCTTCCTCAGCGATGCACTGTGCTACAACGCCTGTAAGATCGCAGAAGACCTGGAAGCAGATGGCCTGATCGGTATGACGCAGTCCGGTTACACCGGCTTCATGCTGTCCAGCTACCGCCCTAAATCTCCGCTGTATGTATTCACTAAAGAGCGCACGCTGGTAAACCAGCTGAGCCTCAGCTGGGGTGTACGTGCCTTCCACTATGCGGAAGAAGAAAGCCTGGACGATATCTTCTCTGATCAGATCAACATCCTGCGTGAAAGGAAGTTCATCAAAGGAAATGATGTAGTGGTGAACACTGGTAGTACGCCAATCGCGGAACACTTACCCACCAACATGCTGAAGATTACAAGAGTACCTGAATAA
- the pfkA gene encoding 6-phosphofructokinase, which yields MKKVNNIAVLTSGGDAPGMNAAVRAVVRTGNYHGLNVYGVMYGYRGMLTGDIFPMESKSVANIIQRGGTILKTARCKEFYEAAGRKKAYENLKKFGIDGLVVIGGDGSFKGAQKFSQEFDIPCIGLPGTIDKDIAGTDFTIGFDTAVNTAVEAIDKIRDTADAHDRLFIIEVMGRDAGYIALHSGIATGAEHILIPERKTDIDDVIDQLLANERRSKMVNLIVVAEGDEFGGANEVARHVKERMPQLDTRVCILGHIQRGGSPTCIDRLIASRMGYAAVDALIEGNNNVMIGIVNNKIQYTPLDKAVKAKQKIDAEWFKIVKILAS from the coding sequence ATGAAAAAAGTGAACAACATCGCAGTTCTTACATCCGGGGGCGATGCTCCGGGTATGAACGCAGCCGTAAGGGCGGTAGTAAGGACGGGAAATTACCATGGTTTGAATGTATACGGCGTGATGTATGGTTACCGGGGTATGCTCACCGGCGACATCTTTCCTATGGAATCCAAATCAGTGGCCAACATCATTCAACGTGGCGGCACTATCCTTAAAACTGCGCGTTGCAAGGAATTCTATGAAGCAGCAGGCCGTAAAAAAGCCTACGAGAACCTTAAGAAGTTCGGGATAGACGGGCTGGTGGTGATCGGGGGAGACGGCTCTTTCAAAGGCGCACAGAAATTCAGCCAGGAATTTGATATTCCCTGCATTGGTCTTCCCGGAACAATCGATAAAGATATTGCCGGTACCGATTTCACCATCGGTTTCGACACGGCGGTGAACACTGCGGTAGAAGCGATCGACAAGATCAGGGACACTGCGGACGCACACGACCGCCTCTTCATCATAGAAGTAATGGGCCGCGATGCCGGTTACATTGCCCTCCACAGCGGTATTGCCACCGGTGCGGAACACATCCTCATCCCTGAGCGCAAAACAGATATTGACGACGTGATCGATCAGCTGCTGGCCAACGAACGCCGCAGCAAAATGGTGAACCTCATTGTGGTAGCCGAAGGAGATGAGTTTGGCGGTGCCAACGAAGTAGCCCGTCACGTAAAAGAAAGAATGCCGCAACTGGATACCCGCGTTTGCATCCTCGGGCACATCCAGCGTGGCGGATCACCCACCTGTATAGACCGGCTCATTGCCAGCAGAATGGGGTATGCCGCCGTGGACGCCCTCATCGAAGGCAATAACAACGTAATGATCGGTATCGTCAACAATAAAATTCAGTACACCCCGCTCGATAAAGCCGTAAAAGCTAAACAGAAGATCGATGCGGAATGGTTTAAGATTGTCAAAATTCTTGCGAGTTAA